CATTGACAACCGCGACGGTCACAGGTCTTCACGAACAATGActaacactctctctctgtatctctctccaGGCTGATTCGGGGCCTCGTGGGGCCAGCCGGGAACGTCTGGGTGCAGAGGGGAACCTCCCACAGGAAAAGGGTGGCCCCTCAGTCCCTGCCCACCTCCTGGGAAACCCCTATGCCTTTGGTCTCACCCCCGGTGCTGTCATGCAGGATTCACGTTTCCAGCCCCTCaagtgagtcacacacacaagtctGCCTGTGTCTCTGGATATGAGGATTTTACATGTTTTCAATTTAAAAGGAAGTTTCTACGTGCATTTTATCAGTAATTCATGAATATATTAAACTCACTGGAATATGCAGCCACAACACTGCATTTTCTCAGTGTGAACgtacttatgcactcaaaatagcaagtgTAAGTACGTAAGTAtgcaaattgagacacagcataAGTGTGTACAacagtggacacaaacaaatcaaactAACCGTGACTTTTCTCTGTTGTGCCCCTTCCCCCTCTCTTACCTTCAGTCTGCCCAGACAGATGCCTAATGCAGTGCCCCCTGGTCATGTACCAGAAGAGTACCTCCGTGGTTTCCGGCCCTATGCCACGACTGAGGATGCCCTCCGCATGCCCTCTTTGCCCTTGGGCCTGGACCCCGCCACTGCAGCTGCCGCAGCTGCCTACTACCATCCCAGCTACCTGCCCCACCCCTCCTTCACGCCATACAGGTAGGCCTCTccattcatttgttttgttgactTGGCACCCGTTCCCTCTGAGAGCAAATTGTGCAAACCAGTGCATATGACTGAACTAAGTATTTGTAATGCTTAGACTCAGCAAGTAAACACATTAGTGTATAGCTGACCTTGAATTCATGTTCCCAGAGGTAACATACCGATgttctttatttgtgtatttttatttgtgtaagAGAGTTGAACAGAGATGTGATTTAGACAGATGGCagtacaaatttaaaaaatcagatTCCAGGTAAACAAAAGGCAAAAGTAAGATAATTTAAATAACCGATACCAAATAAACAAACTCGCAGTGTCATCATGGACAGGAAGGAAGTCACAGAGTATCACTTAAAACTATTCTTGCACTGGGTTACCTCTTTGCAACACAAAAGAGCAGAGTTTATCATATTACATGCACTGAGTCCTAAATTACAGCTTTATATATTCTATCATCTGACCGGCTGCTGCTAAGAAGCTTCTGTTTGAAAATGATCCTGGTCAGCTGAGTCAAAATGCTTTTAAGCGATTGAttcaaaaatacatatacatcACTGTTTATTGCCAAAGGCTGCAGTAATGTCATTTACAGCCTTCAGGCTGCAGTAATGATGCTTTATTGCTTGCTAAATTACAGTGCCATTCTTCACAAAACAAGGAGAAGCACTACACTTATTTGACACTTGGGTACCTAATATTTTTGCACTatgagacaaacaaaacacagtttttgctttattaataaaggagttgtatttattttgaagcTTCTTAAACTAAGCCAGTTAATAGCAAGACCCATTTCCCTTGTCTTTACCCGAGTAAGGTTATGTctatgaataaaatatgaacattcaAAAGAGAGCCATGGCTGGTTTTGCCACTTAACTCTATATATCTGGAGCTTGTTCGTGCCTGCTTTGTGAGAAATTAGCATAGAATAATCCCTGAGCTGTTTATACATCTGAGATAAGACGTATCATGCTCACTCCTGTGATTTGTCAATTCTCTCATAAGGAaaattagttttgttttagGTGCTTTCTTCTTTATTGGAGTGACAGCCCAGTGATCATACAGAGAAAACACCAGCAGCAGAAAATCTATgtgcaatgtttgttaaaaatacattaattttaaatgtatgtatgatcATGGAGACTGTGAGTGTGCGTCGAGAAGGACCCTGCTTGCTCTGGGCTATCACACAGGCTGCGTGCCCCTGGTCTGTCAACCCAGCAAGATCAGAGCACTGCAGCACCCATCACACACTGCGCCGTAATGGATTTAATGAGGGGATGAGCAGTggatgtcacacacatacacaaaaacacacagttgtGCATCACCACACAGCACAGTCTCTCGCTAGCTGCTGTGTGATGATTGAGGTTAGCTGACAGGCACGGCTACTTTCTTGAAAGATGGAAGACCCTGTGATGTCACTTTTTGGGAGATGGAGGCGTGCAGGTTAATGAAAGTGAACGCTGCTCTGTCACACGGAGAGACTGacttgtcttcctctctcttttctttttttgatatCTCCCAGGATGGATGACCCGTTCTGCCTCTCTGCTTTGAGGTCACCTTTCTATCAGCTGCAAGGAGGGGGAGCTTTACCTCCCATCCATCCCTCTGCTGTTCACATGCACCTACAAGGGGTCCGCTACCCTGGAGACTTCACGCACCCGTCACTGTCAGCCCTGCAGTCTGAGAGGTAAAAATCCCCTTAATTCACGCATACGTACAATCACAAGTGCATGCATACAGTAGATCTCAAAAGTGTGTCGTAATTTTCTATCTAATTTCACTGACATCTTCTTTCTACTTCTGCCTCCCCTGTCCACTTTTTTGCTTTTCAGGCTTCAGCTGGAGGATGAGctgcgacagagagagagggagcgcgAACGAGAACGcgagagggaaaaagagagagagcgtgagGCGGAGAGGGAAAAAGAGCGGGAGAGGGaacgagagagggagagagagcgggagaaggagctggagagggagagagaacgcGAGCGGGAAAGAGAGCgcgagagagagcgggagagggagagagaaagagagaaggagatggagaggcAGAAGGAGAGAGCAATGAGGGAGAAGGAGCTGCAGGCTTCCAAGGCCATGGAGAGCCATTATCTGGCTGAGCTCCATGCCATGAGGGGGCAGGAGGACCGAACCAAGCCTGAGAGACTCACCCCTAATCGGGCTGGTATGTGTCTGAGCTGCCCCTGTAGCTTCCTTAAGCTACAGTCATATTGCCTGTAAACACTTGTCCCTATAAACACTTTATGAGCAGCTAGAGCTGAAGCTGCAGCTACTTGAAGACATCATATCCATGTGTTGtcttgtgatggacattttatactactttcctgacattttataaactaaagaaTAATCCATGAAGTgagaaaataatccttagttgcagccccaacATCAAAATGTTTACGCTGACCTTTCTCCCTCCACAGATAAAACCAAAGAGCCCGCCCCTCCAGCTCCCAAACCAGTGCCGCCAGGACACCACTCTGCAATGATCCCATCACATCATCCCATCCCCGGTCTAATCTCAGGCCACGGCCTCTACATGGGGGCCGGCGCGGTAGGGACGGCGCTCTCGGCCCAAATGATCGCTCAGAGGAAtaatgaggaggagaggtggttgGCGCGGCAACGTAAGCTGCGGCAGGAGAAAGAGGATCGTCAGTACCAGGTGTCTGAATTCCGCCAGCAGGTTCTGGAGCAGCACCTGGACTTGGGCCGGCCAGGTGACGCACCAGATCACAGGTGAGACAACACTCACAAGACGTAACAGTCCAGCCAACATGTGCAGAGATTTCAAAcccacatacatttttttaaccgCACATGCTGGCAGTGTTTATTTACACATGACTAGGCACTGGCAGAGTTGCCCATGTTATCTGATAGAGACGTGCAGTTCTTGGGTCTCTATGTCACCAAAAACACATGCATGTTTCCAGTGAAAACTATTTTTGGGGTGTTATGCTGTTTGTCTCTGCTAGCCTTATAGGGACAGTTGTGCCTGTGTTTTGAAGCCTCAGAAGCTGGCAGGCTTTAGAAGTTTGTTTTCAGGCAGGACTGGAAAAAAGATAAACCCTGTCAGAAGCATCACGTCTACTCTATTTCTGTCCATGCTTCCTTCCAGGCCTGACATGTAGGCAAACAGGCAGCTATGTTTAGGTGTTGATGTAGGGTGTAAAGCGGGGTcctgatgaggatgatgatgtcCTGATGCTGTTTCATCTGTAGTGGGTAGGGGTTTCAAACAGGCAGCGAGTGGGACAGCTAAGATACACAAAGGCTAATTCTCGGCTAATCCTCTCAACCTTGCACAGCGTAAGCCCCCTGCTTACCCTCCTTTGTTACtgtgcctgtgtttgtgttgttgtgtgcgATTCAGAAGTGAGGCTGTGGTTAATGCTGTACTGGTAGGACAGGAGAGATACACACGTCTGCTATCAGGAACCATACGGTATAATCACAGAATCACAGGCTGCAGATTGCAGATAACACACATttactcacacgcacacacacagaattgCAAACACAAACAGGGCGGCATAGATAATTTGACTGGTCATGCGGTGTGCGATCCTGCCAGGTTTGATTTGGAAAGACGCTCGACAGTGTCCATCAGCCATctgcctttctttcttcctcactgttgccatttctttcttttccatcACCGTACCAAGTATCAGCCTTGTTCTCcctttacatatatatatatatatatatatattcttcgTCTCTCTCTTTTATATCCTTTTCTAAAAATCCATCGTTCTCCTTACCTTTCCTATGCCAATCATTTTCTtctctacctacctgcctgtctgtcatGAGAATATTTCTCCTGGCCTCTTCCTCAGTAGGCCGCCTTCATCGcttgctctctccctctctgtgtgcgAACATGCCACACTACAAGGACCTAACAGATCAAAAACAGGCCTGCATATCTGGAGGACATTGTGTGCCTTGGCCACATCCTCACTCTGCTCTAGGCTACTCTGTCTGGGCTTGATAACGCCACtttgcacagacacacaacccCACAGACATACTGACAGAAATGAAGGGAAACAGGCAAACCAGCACTatgttgtgtctctgtgttgcaTGTGTGATTGGAAAACACTATTTATAGGAGATATAGGCGTTGTACAGTATTTCTAACAGATAAACACAACCTCTGTTCCATTGCATCTCTACAGATCCATACCAAATCACCATGATCCAGGAAGCCGGGACCTCCACCCTCACTTAGGCGCCCCTCCACCCCTCATCTCCCCCAAGCCTCCTCAGCCACCACGTGAACACCACCCTCCCACCACCCTGTGGAACCCTGCATCTCTTATAGAAACCACCTCAGAGTCCAGACGTAACCACGAGCCCTCAGGGATGGGACACTACGAGCTCAGTCGGCTGCCCCCAGGGCCCTCCAAATATGAGGACGGAACACGAAGGAGAGAAGGGGGCACGATGGAGAAGTATCCCCCAATGAGAGGTCCTCCGGGCCTGCCGGAGCCCAGCACATTTCTTGCTGATCTGGAGAAATCCACCCAGTCGTTCTTCAGCCAGCAGAGGGCATCGCTGTCCCTGACCAGCCAATATGAACTGGAGGGAGCCATGAAAAGCAATCCTGGACTAAAGAGCATCCAGGGACACCCAGGGCACAGTAGACATGGACTAGGAATGGTCCCGGGGCCAGGGATGGGACAGGTAGCCACACTGGGGATAGGTCCAGACACAATGCTGATCTTTGACGAAATCCTTCAGCAGCACCGAAGGCCTGTCAGCAAACTGGacctggaggagaagaggagacggGAGGCCAGGGAGAAAGGTAGGCATACTGTTGCTCTACACCTCATCACATACACTCTTACGAAAACATCATAGACTACATCTTGATTTATGTAACAGTCAAGTTTATTAAAGGATTTAAAAGTGAGGTGTCAGTAGTGACCTCTTTACTTGCTGCAGGTTACTACTATGAGCTGGATGACTCATACGATGagagtgatgaggaggaggtgagagcCCATCTCAGGAGAGTAGCAGAGCAGCCCCCACTCAAACTGGAAGACTCCACAGAGGTAAAACACCTGCCAACACATATGCTTTCTGCTTTCCACAAGCCCTCATGACAAAACATTGCACTAAGATTTCTTCTTTTGCCTCTCTGCATAGAAATTGGACTTCCTGGGAGCGTTTGGCCTGACCACGGTGGGCCGGCGAGACGAGCTGGTGCagcagaagagaaggaaaaggaggaggaggctcagGGAGCGCAGCCCCTCGCCATCTGTCTCGCAATCGAAACgcactcctcctccacctcctccccaaCTCAGCACGCGCTTCACCCCGGAAGAAATGAACCGAGCACCAGAGCTGGAGGATAAGAAGCGGTTCCTCACCACGTTCAGACTGTCCCATGTCACCATACAGCAGAGGAGAGGTAAGGGGATTTATAGTAATACAGAGATTAAGCAAAGTCTATGGAGTAGATACTCCATCCCACACTTTTGATTTACTTAGTCATGTTTGAAActgctctaaaaaaaaaaacctggtaAATATATATGAGTGATTTTGTCTACTCTTGATATGGGTCTTTAGTGCTGCTTACCAACCATTTTGTTTAATTATGTTTCAAGAACTACATTAATTAGTGGAAGACTTAACTGTGCGTAAAAATGCCTCTTAGCTATTCTTAATTAAATAAACTATTGCTCCTTACTTGTTTAAGTA
Above is a genomic segment from Sebastes umbrosus isolate fSebUmb1 chromosome 2, fSebUmb1.pri, whole genome shotgun sequence containing:
- the gse1 gene encoding genetic suppressor element 1 isoform X3 yields the protein MQTCTVIESAAGASKEVDSGPSQPAGDHTPSHPVTSETEKPDRPPSSMSHEPKSPSLGMISTATRTTATVSPLTPSPLNGSIVANGSPATQSAHSGFAAALRKLAKQAEEPRAASSISSESSPVSSPATNHSSPVSTPKRGPLGQGPVLVPPAGHSVPNTPPVVTIAPTKTSNGLWRSEGRQADSGPRGASRERLGAEGNLPQEKGGPSVPAHLLGNPYAFGLTPGAVMQDSRFQPLNLPRQMPNAVPPGHVPEEYLRGFRPYATTEDALRMPSLPLGLDPATAAAAAAYYHPSYLPHPSFTPYRMDDPFCLSALRSPFYQLQGGGALPPIHPSAVHMHLQGVRYPGDFTHPSLSALQSERLQLEDELRQREREREREREREKEREREAEREKEREREREREREREKELEREREREREREREREREREREREKEMERQKERAMREKELQASKAMESHYLAELHAMRGQEDRTKPERLTPNRADKTKEPAPPAPKPVPPGHHSAMIPSHHPIPGLISGHGLYMGAGAVGTALSAQMIAQRNNEEERWLARQRKLRQEKEDRQYQVSEFRQQVLEQHLDLGRPGDAPDHRSIPNHHDPGSRDLHPHLGAPPPLISPKPPQPPREHHPPTTLWNPASLIETTSESRRNHEPSGMGHYELSRLPPGPSKYEDGTRRREGGTMEKYPPMRGPPGLPEPSTFLADLEKSTQSFFSQQRASLSLTSQYELEGAMKSNPGLKSIQGHPGHSRHGLGMVPGPGMGQVATLGIGPDTMLIFDEILQQHRRPVSKLDLEEKRRREAREKGYYYELDDSYDESDEEEVRAHLRRVAEQPPLKLEDSTEKLDFLGAFGLTTVGRRDELVQQKRRKRRRRLRERSPSPSVSQSKRTPPPPPPQLSTRFTPEEMNRAPELEDKKRFLTTFRLSHVTIQQRRDNERVVELLQAIKEKSVTLDTIRHAPHPLCKSPPAPISDSAFVQPSSESEGHHSVRPHSPSSHCPASPNGHPKPLGETLRPKEPPSPAVYPDKARGPSEGPVSKRSSSLLNSLRPPLPLQGKEGPHSVNGRTKPWDSFTPEEFAQQFHESVLQSTQKALQKHKGGATGMLESSHLQESSVHYNIPELQSAPGRPPPQPHSQSHSNAHSFPHPLSLAHPQPNGQHFSVALHREASGTREDMSGPEDSEEEEDEEEEEAPPSKWQGIESIFEAYQEYVEEQSLERQVLQSQCRRLEAQNYNLSLTAEQLSHSMGELMSQRQKLAMEREKLQAELEHFRKCLTLPQTHWPRGGHYKGYPPR